One part of the Phoenix dactylifera cultivar Barhee BC4 chromosome 4, palm_55x_up_171113_PBpolish2nd_filt_p, whole genome shotgun sequence genome encodes these proteins:
- the LOC103709974 gene encoding 22.3 kDa class VI heat shock protein isoform X1: MSPRRVLEVRPGDQDSQKWRMSLSEDAFDSFIARDGDAARKVFGEGSLFSPLLFGKFFDPADAFPLWDFDSDNLLSGLRSASKTSVDWHERDSEFVLRAELPVGARNCDVEICGEKGKVIEISGKWRGRESDSRDWRTGRWWEHGYVRRLELPENANWRKIEAYIDIDNFIEIKIPKNISDSNIHQKKDAEPKESEHV; this comes from the exons ATGTCGCCCAGAAGGGTGCTTGAAGTCAGACCAGGCGATCAAGACTCCCAGAAATGGCGCATGTCACTGAGTGAAGACGCGTTCGATTCCTTCATTGCTCGGGATGGGGACGCAGCTCGGAAGGTCTTCGGAGAGGGTTCACTCTTCAGCCCGCTGTTGTTCGGCAAGTTCTTCGACCCTGCCGATGCCTTCCCGCTCTGGGACTTTGATTCAGATAATCTGCTCTCAGGTCTCAGGAGTGCCTCCAAAACTAGTGTTGATTGGCATGAAAGAGATTCAGAGTTTGTTTTGAGAGCTGAATTACCAG TAGGCGCAAGGAATTGTGATGTAGAGATATGTGGTGAAAAGGGCAAGGTGATTGAGATCAGTGGCAAGTGGAGAGGCCGAGAATCAGATTCGAGGGACTGGAGGACTGGCCGCTGGTGGGAGCATGGATATGTCAGGCGCCTTGAGCTGCCAGAAAATGCAAATTGGAGAAAAATCGAGGCATACATTGACATCGATAACTTCATCGAAATAAAAATCCCAAAGAATATCTCAGATAGCAACATTCACCAGAAAAAAGATGCGGAGCCCAAGGAATCAGAACATGTATGA
- the LOC103709974 gene encoding 22.3 kDa class VI heat shock protein isoform X2, with translation MSPRRVLEVRPGDQDSQKWRMSLSEDAFDSFIARDGDAARKVFGEGSLFSPLLFGKFFDPADAFPLWDFDSDNLLSGLRSASKTSVDWHERDSEFVLRAELPGARNCDVEICGEKGKVIEISGKWRGRESDSRDWRTGRWWEHGYVRRLELPENANWRKIEAYIDIDNFIEIKIPKNISDSNIHQKKDAEPKESEHV, from the exons ATGTCGCCCAGAAGGGTGCTTGAAGTCAGACCAGGCGATCAAGACTCCCAGAAATGGCGCATGTCACTGAGTGAAGACGCGTTCGATTCCTTCATTGCTCGGGATGGGGACGCAGCTCGGAAGGTCTTCGGAGAGGGTTCACTCTTCAGCCCGCTGTTGTTCGGCAAGTTCTTCGACCCTGCCGATGCCTTCCCGCTCTGGGACTTTGATTCAGATAATCTGCTCTCAGGTCTCAGGAGTGCCTCCAAAACTAGTGTTGATTGGCATGAAAGAGATTCAGAGTTTGTTTTGAGAGCTGAATTACCAG GCGCAAGGAATTGTGATGTAGAGATATGTGGTGAAAAGGGCAAGGTGATTGAGATCAGTGGCAAGTGGAGAGGCCGAGAATCAGATTCGAGGGACTGGAGGACTGGCCGCTGGTGGGAGCATGGATATGTCAGGCGCCTTGAGCTGCCAGAAAATGCAAATTGGAGAAAAATCGAGGCATACATTGACATCGATAACTTCATCGAAATAAAAATCCCAAAGAATATCTCAGATAGCAACATTCACCAGAAAAAAGATGCGGAGCCCAAGGAATCAGAACATGTATGA